Proteins co-encoded in one Aspergillus flavus chromosome 2, complete sequence genomic window:
- a CDS encoding putative aspartic-type endopeptidase (unnamed protein product): MMRLLCLLVFVLQDATHAANPLVMNWSSQAYGPDGPWQAVRIAVGSNKQSVDLYPGANGATTIFADSICSNTTLSTTCYAARAGTYNQSESTTAVALNRSAWETSYWSVQGGSIQGFVGDQVEVGSVIPNVSFKTVYQTYQTYPNGKSYPVPVGNLALGGLQLKDVASGLSLNTIAAWLYTSGGDSSIPSYSYGLHIGSVEPAIPGSLVLGGFDKSRVLAEVSSQSVSLSSYSSGIWQIVLKDIGLGVATGGSPFGFTSKNGLFMQSNGAALPKSVTIDPTKPYMYLPEATCDAITSSFPVSFNSGLGLYIWDTTNSKYANITSSATYLSFVFNKDGLSDQTITVKVPLRLLTLTLQDPLVDRNATYFPCFHSTDTPVLGRPFLQAAFVGVNWFEGNNTGTWFLGQAPGPGLPEADITTINVADATLAASNTSWEESWAKYWRPLPEYGSNSSTSSNSGLSTGAKAGIGVGVGVAGVLLIAGGVWVAVLRRRGRQPVAVEERRAVFRGFAELPASKKPDAYPRELGTKEDVQPQEMVGSQEPRHELE, from the coding sequence ATGATGCGACTTCTAtgtcttcttgtttttgtcCTCCAAGATGCTACTCATGCGGCAAATCCCCTAGTGATGAACTGGTCATCACAGGCATACGGCCCAGACGGTCCATGGCAAGCCGTGAGGATAGCAGTGGGCAGCAATAAACAATCAGTCGATCTTTATCCCGGCGCCAATGGGGCCACCACCATCTTCGCCGACTCGATTTGCTCGAACACAACCCTCTCGACAACATGTTACGCAGCACGCGCCGGCACGTACAACCAGAGTGAATCAACCACGGCGGTGGCCTTGAACCGAAGCGCATGGGAGACCTCTTATTGGAGCGTACAAGGAGGAAGTATACAGGGTTTCGTTGGTGATCAGGTCGAGGTTGGCTCTGTTATCCCAAATGTCAGCTTCAAGACTGTTTATCAAACATATCAGACCTATCCCAATGGCAAGAGTTATCCGGTCCCGGTTGGAAATTTGGCCTTGGGTGGACTGCAGTTAAAAGATGTGGCCTCAGGACTAAGTCTGAACACGATCGCAGCGTGGCTATACACCTCCGGAGGAGACAGCAGCATTCCATCTTACTCTTACGGACTGCACATCGGGTCTGTAGAGCCAGCTATTCCAGGATCTCTGGTGCTGGGCGGATTTGATAAAAGTCGAGTCCTTGCTGAAGTGAGTTCACAGTCAGTAAGCCTGTCGTCTTATTCTAGTGGTATATGGCAGATTGTATTGAAGGATATCGGACTGGGTGTTGCGACAGGAGGCTCGCCGTTCGGCTTTACGAGCAAGAATGGGCTGTTCATGCAAAGCAATGGCGCCGCGCTACCCAAGTCAGTCACGATTGACCCTACAAAGCCTTATATGTATCTTCCCGAAGCCACCTGTGACGCGATCACTTCGTCGTTTCCCGTCTCGTTCAACAGTGGCTTGGGCCTATACATCTGGGACACGACCAACAGTAAATATGCGAATATCACGTCCTCCGCGACATATCTATCCTTCGTGTTCAATAAAGATGGTCTCAGCGATCAAACGATTACAGTTAAGGTTCCCCTGAGGCTGCTCACGCTTACGCTGCAAGACCCACTGGTCGACCGCAACGCAACTTATTTTCCCTGTTTCCATTCAACTGATACCCCGGTTCTCGGCCGGCCCTTTCTTCAGGCTGCATTTGTTGGTGTCAATTGGTTCGAAGGGAACAACACTGGTACATGGTTCTTGGGCCAAGCGCCAGGCCCAGGTCTTCCTGAGGCGGATATAACAACCATTAATGTCGCGGACGCCACTCTTGCCGCATCGAACACCTCCTGGGAAGAGAGCTGGGCTAAATATTGGCGTCCTTTACCAGAATACGGCTCGAATAGCTCCACCAGCTCTAATAGTGGTCTTTCTACAGGGGCAAAAGCTGGGATTggagttggggttggagTGGCGGGAGTTCTTCTCATTGCTGGAGGAGTATGGGTCGCGGTGCTGCGACGCCGCGGCCGTCAGCCTGTGGCCGTGGAGGAAAGGAGGGCCGTCTTTCGAGGATTTGCTGAATTACCTGCGTCAAAGAAGCCGGATGCGTATCCAAGAGAATTGGGCACAAAAGAGGATGTGCAGCCGCAAGAAATGGTGGGCTCACAAGAACCACGGCATGAACTAGAGTGA